The following nucleotide sequence is from Nitrospira sp..
CTCCATTCGAACGGCGTGTGGCTCGAAGTAGTTGGAATGGAACGGTTTCTTCTCTGAGGCACGCCTCGCTCCTGAGTGGCATTTGGCTTGCTTGCCCTGCTTGGCATACGGGGGGACAGACAGGAGCATGCGGTTAATAGGACGGCATTGCGGACTCGGAATGGTTGGGAGGGTGCGATCTTCCAGTTGATTCGAGCGGATGGTGGAATTGTTCACCCTGGTGTTCGCGGCACTGAGAGAAGGCGTCGCGGACCCCGCATCGGTGTCGCCCGGATCCATCATGCTGACATGTCCTCACTCCTGGAAAGGATACGTATGACTCACAGAAACCTGATCGTATGCGTGCTCATGTCGTTGGTCGCCAGTCCTGTCGTTGCGCAGAGCCAGTCCCTGGGATCGGAGCACACTCGCCCTGCCGGTCCTTCCACGTCGTCGGACCTGACGCAGATGCCGCGGAGTTCCTGGGAAGGGTGGCTCAAGCATGGAGAACGTGACCGGACGTCGACGTCGTCCATCCCGTCACGGAGCCCTGATCTCGGAACACCGACAACCCCCCTTTCTCCCTCTCTCGGGCCGGAAGCGAGCCGCAGTCCGTCCCGACTCCAGCCGAATAGCGACAGGGAGCTGGTCGAGAGAGGAATCGGCAGCGAGAGGCGGTAGTTCGATAGTCGCCGGTAGGGGACCGGCGGAGGCCGAGACAATAAGGTCGGCCATTCTTCACTCACATGGAAAGACTCGGAGTCGCGATGACAACCCCACGAATCGATGAGCAATGCATCAACACCATCAGGACCCTCTCAATGGATGCGGTCCAACGGGCGAATTCCGGACATCCAGGCACGGCGATGGCTCTAGCGCCGGTGGTGTACGGTTTGTGGCAGCATTTTTTGCGGTTCGATCCCCAAGATCCGATCTGGCCTAATCGCGACCGGTTCGTGCTCTCGATCGGCCACGCCTCCATGTTGCTCTATTCGCTGTTGCATCTCTGCGGCGTGAAGGCGGTCAACCCGCAGTACGAAACGGTGGGAGAGCCGTCGGTCACGCTGGATGACATCAAGAAGTTCCGGCAACTTGACAGCAAATGCCCGGGCCATCCGGAGTATCGCTGGACTTCCGGTGTGGAAACGACCACCGGCCCCCTCGGCCAGGGCGTCGCGACGAGTGTGGGGATGGCCATGGCAGCGCGGTGGATGGGCGCCCACTTCAACCGCCCCGATTTTCAGATGATTGATTACGACGTCTATGCCCTGTGCGGCGACGGCTGCATGATGGAGGGTGTGACGGGAGAAGCCGCGTCGTTGGCGGGGCATCTCAAACTGTCCAATCTCTGTTGGATCTACGACAACAACCACATCACGATCGAAGGGCGCACGGACTTGGCGTTCAGTGAAGATGTGGCGGCCCGCTTCTTTGCGTATGGGTGGAAGGTGACGAGGGTGGCCGACGCCAACGACCTGCTGCTGCTCGATCGGGCCTTGGCGACGTTTCGGGAGAACAAAGACCGGCCGACCCTGATCATCGTCGACAGCCATATCGCCTATGGAGCTCCTCATAAGCAGGACAGCAGCGCCGCGCACGGAGAACCGTTGGGCGAAGCGGAAATCATGGCAGCGAAACGGTACTACGGATGGCCGGAGGAGGCGCAATTTCTCGTGCCGCCCGGTGTGCCGGAGCACTTTCAGCATCTCATGGGCACACGCGGACGAACGGCGCGGGAGCAGTGGATGATGCGGTTTGCCAGTTACAGGCAGGCCTATCCGGAATTGGCGGATGCCCTCTATCGAATGCAACGCCGTCAATTGCCGGATGGATGGGACCGGGATCTGCCGACCTTTCCCCCGGATTCGAAGGGGCTGGCGGGAAGGGATGCGTCCGCGACGGTGCTCAATGCCGTGGCAGATCGAGTGCCTTGGCTCATCGGGGGCTCGGCCGACCTCGCGCCGTCCACCAAGACGCGACTCACCGACAAGGGGGCCGGCGACTTCGGTCCTACGGAGTACGGCGGCCGCAACCTGCACTTCGGGGTTCGAGAACATGCCATGGGGTCGATCCTGAACGGTCTGGCCCTCTCGAAGGTGCGGGCCTTCGGGTCGGGGTTTTTGATCTTCAGCGACTATGCGAAACCGGCGATCAGGCTGAGCGCGATTATGGAAATCCCAGTCATCCACGTGTTTACGCACGACTCCATCGGCGTGGGGGAAGACGGGCCGACCCATCAGCCAATTGAGCAGTTGGCCGCACTGCGGGCCATTCCGGGACTGCTTGTCATCCGGCCGGCCGACGCCAACGAAGTCGTGGAGGCCTGGCGTGTGATCATGCAGCTGCATCACGAGCCCGTTGCGTTGATCCTCAGCCGGCAGGCGCTCCCGACGCTGGATCGAACGAGATATGCCCCTGCCGCCGGTTTGGAACGGGGTGCCTATGTCCTGGCCGAGGCGCCGGGGGGAAACCCGGAGGTCCTGCTGTTGGCGACGGGAAGTGAAGTGGCGCTCTGTCTTGCCGCCTATGAACGGCTTATCGCCGAAGGTGTCCAAGCCCGCGTGGTGAGTATGCCCTCCTGGGAACTGTTTGAGCGGCAAAGCCGGACCTATCGAGAGCAGGTGATCCCTCCGCACGTCACGATTCGCATTTCCGTCGAGCAAGCCGCGACGACCGGTTGGGACCGATATGTCGGGGCGGCCGGGACGAGCCTCGGCATGAAGACCTTCGGGGCGTCGGCGCCGCTGAAAGAATTGCAGAAGAAGTTCGGGTTTACTCCCGATCACCTCGTAACCGTGGTCACGGAACGCCTAGCGACCGGCCGGGACTGAAGGAAGCTAAGGCTGCTGCCCCGTGACAAGTGAACGAACAACGAGCAAGGAGATGCCATGATGCACGTCACGCAGGTCAAAATCATGAATCCCGTTCGTGCCCTTCGGCTATTCGGCCAATCGGTCTGGTTGGACTATATCCGGCGGAGTTTCATCACGAGCGGGGAACTGCAACGTCTGATCGCCGAAGAGGGAGTCGGAGGCGTGACGTCCAACCCCGCCATCTTCGAGAAGGCCATCACGGGGAGTTCGGACTATGCCGAAGTTCTGAGCGCCCTCCGGCGCGAGCCAGGCCTGGATGCGAAGGCGCGTTACGAACGGGTGGCCATCGAGGATATTCAATCCGCGGCGGACTTCCTGCAGCCGGTGTATGCCCGCACGAAGCGGCGCGACGGTTACGTAAGCCTGGAGGTGTCGCCTCATCTGGCCCATGACACGCGTGGCACGCTCGATGAGGCGACGCGGCTGTGGGAGGCCGTCGGGCGTGACAACCTGATGATCAAGGTTCCGGCCACTCCGGCGGGGATCCCGGCGATCGTGCAACTGCTCGGGAGGGGGATCAACGTCAACGTGACCCTGCTCTTCGCGCAGGAGACCTATGAGTCGGTCGCCGAGGCCTATCTCACGGGGCTGGAACAGTTGGCGACGCGGGGCGGCGACGTCGGGAGCGTGGCGAGCGTCGCCAGTTTTTTCGTCAGCCGTCTCGATACGGCGGCGGACGCCGAAATTGTCGTCCGGCTCAAGACTGCGACGGACGAGAACGTACGGACGGCGCTCAGGAGCCTCCAGGGGAAGATCGCCGTCGCGAACGCCAAGCTGGCCTATCAACGGTATCGGGCCCTGTTCTCCGGCCCTCGCTGGGAGGCCCTCGCGAGACAGGGAGCCATGACCCAACGGCTGCTCTGGGCCAGTACCGGTACAAAAAACCCTCAGTATCGCGACGTGCGGTACGTCGAGGAACTGATCGGTCCGGAGACGATCAACACGGTGCCGCCCGCGACGCTCGCGGCCTTTCGCGACCACGGCCGTCCCGAGAGTCGGCTGACGGCTGATCTCGATGAGGCCAAGGCCGTGCTGCTTGCGTCGGAGCAGGCCGGACTGTCGCTGAACGCGATCACCGACCGGCTGTTGGAAGAGGGGCTGCAGTCGTTCAGAGAGGCCTTCGACCAACTCCTTGTCGCCGTCGAGTCTCACTCCAGGGGGGACGATGCTGTCCGACTCAATGGCTGTTCGTACCGACTTCCTGTAGCGGTGGCTGCCGAGGTCCAGTCCTCCCTCAAGGAATGGAACGATGCCGACAGGGTTCGACGCCTGTGGAGTCGTGATCCCTCCCTCTGGACCGACAGCGATGAACATCGGTGGCTCGGTTGGTTGGATATCACGGAGCAACAGTTAGACTACCTTCCCGTGCTCACCAACTTGGCCGGAGAAACCTGGCGCAGGGGGTTCACCCATGTCCTGTTGTTGGGAATGGGCGGTTCGAGCCTTTGCGCCGAAGTCCTGGCGGTAACGTTCGGACAGCAAGCGGGGTATCCGGAACTCCACGTGCTCGACTCGACCGATCCGGCTCAGATCAGGGCCGTTGAGAAACGGATCCAGCTTGCCACCACGCTCTTCATCGTGTCCAGCAAGTCCGGGAGCACCCTTGAGCCGATGATTCTGAAACAATATTTTTTTGAACGGGTTCAGCGCCTCGTCGGAGCCAAGGCAGCCGTCCGGCAATTCATCGCGATCACGGATCCCGGTTCGGCCTTGCACCAGGTCGCCGAGGCCACTGAGTTTCGGTACCTCTACTTCGGAGTCCCCACGATCGGGGGACGCTACTCGGCGTTGTCGAACTTCGGCATGGTGCCGGCGGCCGTCATG
It contains:
- a CDS encoding bifunctional transaldolase/phosoglucose isomerase; translation: MNPVRALRLFGQSVWLDYIRRSFITSGELQRLIAEEGVGGVTSNPAIFEKAITGSSDYAEVLSALRREPGLDAKARYERVAIEDIQSAADFLQPVYARTKRRDGYVSLEVSPHLAHDTRGTLDEATRLWEAVGRDNLMIKVPATPAGIPAIVQLLGRGINVNVTLLFAQETYESVAEAYLTGLEQLATRGGDVGSVASVASFFVSRLDTAADAEIVVRLKTATDENVRTALRSLQGKIAVANAKLAYQRYRALFSGPRWEALARQGAMTQRLLWASTGTKNPQYRDVRYVEELIGPETINTVPPATLAAFRDHGRPESRLTADLDEAKAVLLASEQAGLSLNAITDRLLEEGLQSFREAFDQLLVAVESHSRGDDAVRLNGCSYRLPVAVAAEVQSSLKEWNDADRVRRLWSRDPSLWTDSDEHRWLGWLDITEQQLDYLPVLTNLAGETWRRGFTHVLLLGMGGSSLCAEVLAVTFGQQAGYPELHVLDSTDPAQIRAVEKRIQLATTLFIVSSKSGSTLEPMILKQYFFERVQRLVGAKAAVRQFIAITDPGSALHQVAEATEFRYLYFGVPTIGGRYSALSNFGMVPAAVMGLDIARLLVRADEMAEACFPSVPVEENPGVILGTILGVCATHGRDKVTIVASPALASFGAWLEQLLAESTGKAGKGIIPVDREAVGEPSVYGGDRLFLYLRLQAAPEKSQDEAIERLERAGHPLVRIAVAELDDLGQEFFRWEFATAVAGAIMGLNPFDQPDVEASKSATKRLTLEYERTGALPPESPILEEGEIKLYADPLYALALQTATGPSPSLQAYLAAHLNRLRASDYFALLAYLEMHPAHEADLQAMRRMVRDVKRVATCMGFGPRFLHSTGQAYKGGPNTGLFLQLTCEDAADVPVPGQRYTFGVVKAAQARGDFQVLTERGRRLLRVHLGTDVRAGLARLRSAMEQALA
- the tkt gene encoding transketolase, translated to MTTPRIDEQCINTIRTLSMDAVQRANSGHPGTAMALAPVVYGLWQHFLRFDPQDPIWPNRDRFVLSIGHASMLLYSLLHLCGVKAVNPQYETVGEPSVTLDDIKKFRQLDSKCPGHPEYRWTSGVETTTGPLGQGVATSVGMAMAARWMGAHFNRPDFQMIDYDVYALCGDGCMMEGVTGEAASLAGHLKLSNLCWIYDNNHITIEGRTDLAFSEDVAARFFAYGWKVTRVADANDLLLLDRALATFRENKDRPTLIIVDSHIAYGAPHKQDSSAAHGEPLGEAEIMAAKRYYGWPEEAQFLVPPGVPEHFQHLMGTRGRTAREQWMMRFASYRQAYPELADALYRMQRRQLPDGWDRDLPTFPPDSKGLAGRDASATVLNAVADRVPWLIGGSADLAPSTKTRLTDKGAGDFGPTEYGGRNLHFGVREHAMGSILNGLALSKVRAFGSGFLIFSDYAKPAIRLSAIMEIPVIHVFTHDSIGVGEDGPTHQPIEQLAALRAIPGLLVIRPADANEVVEAWRVIMQLHHEPVALILSRQALPTLDRTRYAPAAGLERGAYVLAEAPGGNPEVLLLATGSEVALCLAAYERLIAEGVQARVVSMPSWELFERQSRTYREQVIPPHVTIRISVEQAATTGWDRYVGAAGTSLGMKTFGASAPLKELQKKFGFTPDHLVTVVTERLATGRD